A region of Maridesulfovibrio sp. DNA encodes the following proteins:
- a CDS encoding LysM peptidoglycan-binding domain-containing protein, which produces MLKSFRLIALLALFALFAGCTAKTAPVNEDGLDAKVGAVLESEVAADGEVAESGIEPLDPELEAAPQDAEQLTPEEEEVLLSSNGILFNLDEHETKEVQQYFGFFTHKARKTFDRWLKRSEPFLPYVRQVLSENNMPQDLAMLPFAESGYNAWAYSRAGAAGMWQFMPFTGRKFGLRVDWWVDERRDPYKSTKAAVKYLNVLHEMFGDWYLALAAYNAGEGKIGRALKKTGSKDFFDLTKNNHKLSRRARLRTETKNYVPKFIAISKIFKNLDELGFTNINWENGIQFETVKVPGGTDLLALAKACGMKWSEFHKLNPHFRRQVSPPNAVINAYLPERVMADAADYLESPNSRPFAGYKRYKIRNGDSWYRIARRYGVPVAVLKSVNNHKSNLIRPGHYIMIPGKGSSKSLYASGTSKTRRTAQSRANYRVRKGDTLWSIASRYQVSVKTLKRSNGLYSSRLRIGQKLFIPDNNARSSARSVAKAENVKQQMVKYCVRRGDNLWKIARRFGVKVSALMEWNRLNSKSILRPGDRIKVYVQ; this is translated from the coding sequence ATGCTGAAATCGTTTCGGTTAATCGCTCTTCTTGCTTTGTTTGCTCTTTTTGCCGGGTGTACTGCCAAGACTGCTCCGGTTAATGAAGACGGGCTTGACGCGAAAGTCGGAGCTGTCCTTGAAAGTGAAGTTGCCGCTGATGGCGAAGTCGCTGAATCAGGTATTGAACCTCTTGATCCCGAACTGGAAGCCGCTCCGCAGGATGCCGAGCAGCTTACTCCTGAAGAAGAAGAGGTTTTGCTCTCCAGCAACGGTATTCTTTTTAACCTTGATGAGCATGAGACCAAAGAAGTACAGCAGTACTTCGGTTTTTTTACGCATAAAGCCCGTAAAACCTTTGACCGTTGGCTGAAGCGTTCAGAACCCTTCCTGCCTTATGTGCGTCAGGTGCTTTCAGAGAATAATATGCCGCAGGACCTTGCCATGCTTCCTTTTGCAGAGAGCGGGTACAATGCCTGGGCCTATTCTCGCGCCGGGGCTGCCGGAATGTGGCAGTTCATGCCGTTTACAGGCCGCAAGTTCGGCCTGCGCGTGGACTGGTGGGTTGATGAACGCCGCGATCCCTATAAGTCTACAAAAGCCGCAGTTAAGTACCTTAACGTACTGCATGAAATGTTCGGTGACTGGTATCTGGCCCTTGCGGCTTATAACGCCGGTGAAGGCAAGATCGGGCGTGCTTTGAAAAAGACAGGTTCCAAAGACTTTTTCGACCTGACCAAGAATAACCACAAGCTCAGCAGAAGAGCCAGATTACGCACTGAAACTAAGAACTACGTTCCCAAATTCATTGCCATTTCCAAAATTTTTAAAAACCTTGATGAGCTTGGATTTACAAATATCAACTGGGAGAATGGAATCCAGTTTGAGACGGTAAAAGTCCCTGGTGGAACAGACCTGCTGGCACTTGCTAAAGCCTGCGGCATGAAATGGAGTGAATTCCATAAGCTGAATCCTCATTTTCGCAGACAGGTCAGCCCGCCAAACGCCGTAATTAACGCTTATTTGCCTGAACGGGTTATGGCTGATGCTGCAGATTATCTTGAATCTCCAAACTCACGCCCCTTTGCCGGGTATAAACGTTACAAAATCCGCAATGGCGATTCATGGTACCGCATAGCTCGACGTTACGGTGTTCCAGTTGCTGTTCTCAAGTCAGTCAACAACCACAAGTCAAATCTGATCAGGCCCGGTCATTACATTATGATTCCGGGTAAGGGCTCTTCCAAGTCTCTTTATGCTTCCGGTACCAGCAAGACCCGTCGCACTGCACAGAGTCGTGCCAACTACCGTGTCCGTAAGGGTGATACCCTCTGGTCCATTGCCAGCCGCTATCAGGTAAGCGTTAAAACGCTTAAAAGGTCTAACGGTCTTTATTCATCCAGACTCAGGATAGGCCAGAAATTGTTCATCCCCGATAATAATGCCCGCAGTTCCGCCCGTTCAGTTGCCAAGGCTGAGAACGTCAAGCAGCAGATGGTCAAATACTGTGTACGCCGGGGTGATAACCTTTGGAAAATTGCCCGCCGTTTCGGGGTTAAGGTTTCTGCTCTTATGGAATGGAACCGCTTGAATTCAAAATCTATTCTCCGTCCTGGAGATCGGATTAAAGTCTATGTTCAGTAG
- the rlmB gene encoding 23S rRNA (guanosine(2251)-2'-O)-methyltransferase RlmB — MKKNDKDNDTTVIAGRKPVQELLLDSPERIDLLYLQKGRQDKNFERTIQRCKKHGIKYKIADKTELGRIFPGNHQGIIARVAALSFADYDEILENLSESPLPLLIVLDQVQDPGNVGVLSRSLYALGGAGIVTAKHGGAFLGPAAVKASAGALNKLAVARVNNISQALDKAIDMGINIYGAGLDVDSTSAYTAEINLPAILVLGNEEKGIRFNVEKRCQKLIHIPFRREFDSLNVAQAGAMLISEFSRRVS; from the coding sequence ATGAAAAAAAATGACAAAGACAACGACACCACGGTCATAGCCGGCCGTAAACCGGTTCAGGAGCTGCTTTTAGACTCTCCCGAAAGGATTGACCTGCTATACCTGCAAAAAGGGCGTCAGGACAAGAATTTCGAACGCACCATTCAAAGGTGTAAAAAACACGGCATCAAATACAAAATCGCCGACAAAACCGAACTTGGAAGAATTTTTCCAGGTAATCATCAGGGGATAATCGCCAGGGTAGCCGCGCTATCCTTTGCAGATTATGATGAAATACTGGAAAATCTCTCTGAATCACCCTTGCCGTTGCTGATCGTGCTTGATCAGGTACAGGATCCCGGCAATGTCGGAGTTCTTTCCCGTTCTTTATATGCACTGGGTGGAGCGGGAATCGTAACAGCTAAACACGGTGGTGCCTTTCTCGGTCCTGCAGCGGTAAAGGCCAGTGCCGGAGCGCTGAACAAGCTTGCCGTGGCGAGGGTAAACAATATTTCCCAGGCCCTCGATAAAGCTATTGATATGGGCATCAATATCTATGGCGCCGGATTGGATGTTGATTCTACCTCGGCCTACACTGCTGAAATAAATCTCCCGGCGATCCTTGTGCTGGGCAACGAGGAAAAAGGTATCCGGTTCAACGTGGAAAAACGTTGCCAGAAACTGATTCATATCCCCTTCCGTCGCGAATTCGATTCCCTGAACGTTGCTCAGGCCGGGGCGATGCTGATCAGCGAATTTTCCAGACGGGTAAGCTGA
- a CDS encoding NAD-dependent succinate-semialdehyde dehydrogenase: protein MAIQSTNPMTGLVEKNFDEFISAQTYSAISAVQKSFSTWKLSSMEQRSDCLRNLAALLRERADHFAGLMAAEMGKPLKSGRAEVLKSATVCDFYADNGAAMLEPEPKTVDGMQCYVEYAPMGTVLAVMPWNYPVWQVLRIAVPTLMAGNTVLLKHASNVPQCALALEEVFRDSIFPANVFRTLLIGAAQVEHVLDDDSVVGVCLTGSEAAGRMVAAAAGARLKKSVMELGGSDAFVVLADADLAKAAAIGTESRCSNAGQACIAAKRFIVHSDVYDEFIVKLQECMEAVPLGDPMDEETVMGPMASFPFREDLQAQVDACIKAGGHIVTGGVIPEGEGAFYPPTIITGVLFESKAGREEFFGPVALVFKAESEEQAMEMANDSSFGLGGSVWTSDEEKGLRLARRIEAGLVYVNGRVSSRPPLPFGGVKNSGYGRELSTYGIREFVNVKSVCIG, encoded by the coding sequence ATGGCTATTCAAAGTACCAACCCCATGACCGGGCTGGTTGAAAAAAATTTTGATGAGTTTATATCCGCGCAGACTTACTCTGCAATTTCCGCTGTACAAAAATCTTTCAGTACATGGAAGCTCAGTTCCATGGAACAACGTTCAGATTGTTTGAGAAATCTTGCTGCACTTCTACGTGAGCGTGCGGACCATTTTGCCGGGCTTATGGCCGCAGAAATGGGTAAACCCCTCAAGTCCGGCAGGGCTGAGGTACTAAAGTCCGCAACGGTTTGTGATTTCTACGCTGACAATGGCGCAGCCATGCTGGAGCCGGAACCAAAGACCGTGGACGGTATGCAGTGTTATGTCGAGTATGCTCCCATGGGTACCGTGCTGGCTGTTATGCCTTGGAATTACCCTGTCTGGCAGGTTTTGCGTATTGCTGTGCCCACTCTTATGGCCGGGAATACTGTACTGTTAAAGCATGCTTCTAACGTACCTCAGTGCGCGTTGGCGCTTGAAGAAGTATTTCGCGATTCAATTTTTCCTGCCAACGTGTTTCGAACTCTGCTCATCGGTGCTGCACAGGTGGAGCATGTTCTTGATGATGATTCCGTGGTGGGCGTCTGCCTGACAGGAAGTGAAGCTGCAGGCCGTATGGTTGCAGCTGCAGCCGGGGCCAGGCTCAAGAAAAGTGTTATGGAACTTGGCGGAAGCGATGCTTTCGTTGTCCTTGCTGATGCTGATCTTGCCAAGGCTGCTGCCATCGGTACTGAGTCTCGCTGCTCCAACGCCGGGCAGGCCTGTATTGCTGCCAAAAGATTCATAGTCCACAGTGATGTTTACGATGAATTTATCGTTAAACTCCAAGAGTGCATGGAAGCAGTTCCCTTGGGAGATCCTATGGATGAAGAAACGGTCATGGGACCCATGGCTTCGTTCCCGTTCCGTGAGGATCTGCAAGCTCAGGTAGATGCTTGTATAAAAGCAGGTGGGCATATTGTAACCGGAGGAGTAATTCCAGAAGGCGAGGGCGCTTTTTATCCCCCGACCATCATCACCGGTGTACTTTTTGAAAGCAAAGCAGGACGTGAGGAATTCTTTGGACCGGTGGCTCTTGTTTTCAAGGCAGAGAGTGAAGAACAGGCCATGGAGATGGCAAATGACAGTAGTTTCGGCCTAGGTGGTTCCGTCTGGACCAGTGATGAGGAAAAGGGCCTACGTCTTGCCCGTCGGATCGAAGCCGGTCTGGTCTATGTAAATGGACGTGTCAGCAGCCGCCCGCCGCTTCCCTTCGGGGGGGTCAAGAATTCCGGTTACGGGCGTGAGTTATCCACTTATGGAATTCGCGAGTTTGTGAACGTGAAGTCTGTTTGTATTGGATAA